In one Terriglobia bacterium genomic region, the following are encoded:
- a CDS encoding FkbM family methyltransferase: protein MIRELSVRQSGMARRLIQFFQKSWPEQRASFGFRYFRWFPGAVLPLRLPYGGWWLARADFCGLALLSDSFEPREVTFTDRFLRPGMVVLDIGAHHGFYAVLASKRVQPGGIVFAFEPSPRERKKLVAHLRLNRCQNVHVESVALGSNDGEETLFVVDGSETGCNSLRPPRVNQAVSQLRVQQDRLDAFLEMRQIDRVDFIKMDVEGGERRVLEGAVRLLDRRPRPLVLCEVQDLRTQAWGYPAREIIQFLSMRGYEWFSPDGEGRLSPVDADRDSYDGNFVAVPQERFPEMRARFG from the coding sequence ATGATTCGAGAATTGTCAGTACGGCAGTCTGGTATGGCGAGGCGGCTCATTCAGTTCTTTCAGAAATCATGGCCAGAGCAACGAGCGTCGTTTGGCTTTCGCTATTTCCGATGGTTTCCCGGAGCCGTACTTCCCCTGCGACTCCCCTACGGCGGTTGGTGGCTGGCGCGGGCGGATTTCTGCGGCCTTGCTCTTCTGTCCGACAGTTTCGAACCCCGCGAGGTTACTTTCACCGACCGGTTCCTTCGGCCGGGAATGGTGGTACTGGACATCGGTGCCCACCACGGCTTCTACGCTGTTCTTGCCTCAAAAAGAGTGCAGCCGGGAGGCATCGTCTTTGCCTTCGAACCGTCCCCGCGCGAGAGAAAGAAGCTGGTTGCTCATCTGCGCCTCAACCGATGCCAGAACGTCCACGTGGAATCTGTTGCGTTGGGAAGCAATGACGGAGAGGAGACACTCTTTGTTGTGGACGGATCGGAAACCGGTTGCAACAGCCTGCGACCTCCACGGGTGAACCAGGCCGTGTCCCAATTGCGTGTACAGCAGGACAGACTCGATGCTTTTCTAGAGATGCGCCAGATTGACCGTGTGGATTTTATCAAGATGGACGTCGAAGGGGGTGAGCGCCGGGTGCTGGAAGGCGCCGTGCGGCTGCTGGATCGCCGTCCGCGGCCACTCGTTCTATGCGAGGTGCAGGATCTTCGTACACAAGCGTGGGGTTACCCCGCTCGAGAGATAATTCAGTTCTTGTCCATGCGGGGCTATGAGTGGTTCTCCCCGGACGGAGAAGGCCGGCTGTCGCCCGTTGATGCGGATCGCGATTCGTACGACGGGAATTTTGTTGCTGTGCCGCAAGAACGATTCCCGGAGATGCGCGCTCGTTTTGGCTGA
- a CDS encoding ABC transporter ATP-binding protein, with the protein MSDVVIRAHELSKRYRIGQREEALQLREVLTRTLRSPLRLFRHAPQETFWALQDVSLEVRQGEVLGLIGRNGSGKTTLLKILSRITRPTAGWAEIHGHVGSLLEVGTGFHPDLTGRENTYLSGAILGMRKNEIDRKFDEIVAFAELEKFIDTQVKHYSTGMYVRLAFAVAAHLEPEILLVDEVLAVGDIKFQKKCLGKMGDVARAGRTVVLVSHQLNQIRRLCHRAIWLDSGTVRQNGPAAGVVSAYEAAMTAGDRMSSARGNSATQKARFVRWDIAEPQGSSPHALQTLGPAKVRFLLEVHKPICHAHHGIALYNAERQLMWGYGTDNLDLEAGLHEVVYEFPSLPLRPGIYSWLVTLWDDSGEVDLWESVPDMLVATESYQHARDEWSGIMNIPIALKIGACAEPNFAAVSPPGGKRT; encoded by the coding sequence ATGAGCGACGTGGTCATTCGCGCACACGAACTGAGCAAACGCTACCGCATCGGCCAGCGCGAAGAGGCGCTGCAGCTCCGCGAAGTGCTGACGCGCACGCTGCGCTCCCCGCTGCGGCTGTTTCGCCATGCCCCGCAGGAGACCTTTTGGGCGCTCCAGGACGTGAGCCTGGAAGTGCGACAGGGGGAAGTCCTGGGTCTGATCGGGCGCAACGGCTCCGGCAAGACCACGCTGCTGAAGATCCTCTCGCGCATTACCCGCCCCACCGCCGGCTGGGCGGAAATCCACGGGCATGTCGGGAGCCTGCTGGAAGTGGGCACGGGATTTCATCCGGATTTGACGGGCCGCGAGAACACCTATCTGAGCGGCGCGATCCTGGGGATGCGCAAGAACGAGATCGACCGCAAGTTCGACGAAATCGTGGCCTTCGCCGAACTGGAGAAGTTCATCGACACGCAAGTGAAGCACTATTCGACCGGGATGTACGTGCGCCTGGCCTTCGCCGTGGCTGCGCACCTGGAGCCGGAGATCCTGCTGGTGGACGAGGTGCTGGCCGTCGGCGACATCAAGTTCCAGAAAAAATGTCTGGGCAAGATGGGCGATGTCGCGAGGGCCGGGCGCACCGTCGTCCTGGTGAGCCACCAGCTCAACCAGATCCGCCGCCTCTGCCACCGCGCCATCTGGCTGGACAGCGGCACAGTACGCCAGAACGGCCCGGCTGCGGGAGTGGTGAGCGCCTACGAAGCGGCCATGACCGCCGGCGACCGCATGTCTTCGGCCCGCGGAAATAGTGCCACGCAAAAGGCGCGCTTCGTCCGCTGGGACATTGCCGAACCGCAAGGAAGCTCTCCCCACGCCTTGCAGACGCTGGGTCCCGCAAAAGTTCGCTTCCTGCTCGAAGTTCATAAGCCGATCTGCCACGCGCACCACGGCATCGCCCTCTACAACGCGGAACGCCAGCTGATGTGGGGTTATGGCACGGACAATCTCGACTTGGAAGCGGGCCTGCACGAGGTGGTCTATGAATTCCCCTCGCTACCACTGCGGCCCGGGATCTATTCCTGGCTGGTTACCTTGTGGGATGACTCCGGCGAGGTGGATCTGTGGGAGAGCGTCCCAGATATGTTGGTGGCCACGGAGTCCTACCAGCATGCGCGCGACGAGTGGAGTGGCATCATGAATATTCCTATCGCTTTGAAGATTGGTGCGTGTGCCGAACCGAACTTCGCGGCGGTTTCTCCTCCCGGCGGAAAGCGGACATGA